GACGGCCTGGTAGAAGGCAAGCTCCTCCTGCTCCATGCGGTCGGGGGCCTCGCAGGTACGCTTCCAGGCGCGCTGCAGGCCGACCTCGGCGGGGATATCCAGGACAAAGGTCATATCTGGCAGGCAGCCCTCCACCGCAAAGGCGTTGAGCGCGGCCACCTGATCGGCGGGGAGCTTGCGAGCCGCCCCTTGATAGACCGTGGTCGAGTCCAGAAAACGGTCGCACAGCACGGTCTTGCCCGCCGCGAGGGCAGGGCGGATAACGGCGCGCACATGCTGGGCCCGGCTGGCGGCAAAGAGCAGGACCTCGGCCTCCGGGCACATGCCCTGGCCGGAGTCGGCATGCTTGAGCAGGTGCCGGATGTCCTCGCCCAGCGGAGTGCCGCCGGGCTCACGGGTCACCACCACCTCGGCACCGTCAGCGCGGAGGCGCTTGGCGAGGCGGGCGAGCTGGGTGGATTTACCGCAGCCCTCCGTGCCTTCGAAGGTGATGAATCGGCCTTTCACGCCTTATTCGTGACTGTCCCAGCCGTGGATGAAGGTGGAAATATCGCCGAGGCTCGGGCTCTTGGCGGTGCGGACGTAGGAGCCGGAGAAACTGACCGCGACGG
This genomic interval from Ruficoccus sp. ZRK36 contains the following:
- the tmk gene encoding dTMP kinase encodes the protein MKGRFITFEGTEGCGKSTQLARLAKRLRADGAEVVVTREPGGTPLGEDIRHLLKHADSGQGMCPEAEVLLFAASRAQHVRAVIRPALAAGKTVLCDRFLDSTTVYQGAARKLPADQVAALNAFAVEGCLPDMTFVLDIPAEVGLQRAWKRTCEAPDRMEQEELAFYQAVRQGFLDLAAAEPERFAVIDGTLKIDAVSAAIDTALSQKFST